The region CCTTACTGGCACATGACCCATGTGTTGCCCAGCGTGATCACAGGCTTCTGTTGCATTGTGGGAATCCCCGGGAATGTGGTGGTTCTGATAGTCGTGGGGCGGAAATTTGAGAGTGGGAACTTCAACATGTGTCTGATGCTGAATCTGGCACTGTGTGACCTGAGGGTCTTGCTGTGCCTGCCTCTAGTTATCAACAACCTACTGAGGGCCTGGGATCTGGGCCCCACCGCCTGCAAGCTGCTCTTCTTTCTGATCTATTGCAGCCTGAATGGTAGTGTGCTGACCATCACCCTGCTGAGCGTGCAGTGCTGCATCCAGGTGCTGTACCCACACAACTGGGCGCAGCTAGACCGTATGGGGGAAGAGGCACTCCTCCTGTCCCTGTGGGGGCTGGCAGGGTTCATTGCCTCTACCGCCTTCTCTGTCCTTGACGTCAAGACATACGATGGCGGCAAATGCTGCAGCTCACACTTCCAGAGCCTCAAATAAGAAATGGCCACCCTACTTGTCCAAACACTGCTGGGATTTGTAGTTCCCTGCTGCATCCTGGTGGCGTCCTACTTCTACCTCCAAAGGAGGGTGAGCCAGGCGGCCCTGTTCAGGCAGCGGAGGGCGACCAAGCTGGTCATCTGCATCGTTGTGTCCTTCTTCTGCTTCTGGACTCCGCTGCACCTGTTCAACCTGCTGGCCCTGGTGAACTTGGCCGTGCAGAACGAGGTTGTGGAGAATGTGTGTGACTCAGCTTGGAATGTCCTCATGGGTTTCACCATCATCAACAGCTCCCTCAACCCTTTCCTCTATGCCTTTGCCTCTTCAGGAATCCCCAGGGCAAgcccccaccccaccaccacatgACACTGGCTTCCATTGAGTAGATATAATTGTTTAAAGCACTATGTACAAGTATTATGTAACTGACTATTTTTGTTGTGCTTATATTTTGTTAAAATTATTCTAGAAGACATCTGATATGATTGTATTTTATTATAGCAGCCAGTGAATGTTTGCATAAGAAAATAAGTGCCTGTGTGTTATTCAAAATTAAAATTAAGGAAAAAACATCTGAGTAACTGACAATGAAATTATCTTGCTGTTGACAAATTAAAAGTAGCTAAGTCCACATTTGGCTGCTTCTCAATAGAGTTGACACAATTAAATTActaatgtatatttatttatcaaTATTCAGAATGTTACATAAACATAACAAGAGATTCATAAAAAAACAAAGCTGCCTCTGTACACTAAGGATTCAACACAATGGGAAGATGGGGGCAATGACCTCAGGTTGTCAACTGGGGTGTGTCTGCGGTCGCAGCTGTGTGTCCTTGACAACCTCCGTCTGCATGGAAGGGACCAGGTACCGTACAGCCCAGTGCACCATGCCATC is a window of Oncorhynchus kisutch isolate 150728-3 linkage group LG3, Okis_V2, whole genome shotgun sequence DNA encoding:
- the LOC109874664 gene encoding leukotriene B4 receptor 1-like, translating into MTHVLPSVITGFCCIVGIPGNVVVLIVVGRKFESGNFNMCLMLNLALCDLRVLLCLPLVINNLLRAWDLGPTACKLLFFLIYCSLNGSVLTITLLSVQCCIQVLYPHNWAQLDRMGEEALLLSLWGLAGFIASTAFSVLDVKTYDGVPCCILVASYFYLQRRVSQAALFRQRRATKLVICIVVSFFCFWTPLHLFNLLALVNLAVQNEVVENVCDSAWNVLMGFTIINSSLNPFLYAFASSGIPRASPHPTTT